The genomic stretch GCGGGAACCCTGGCCAGTTTCCTGGAACAGATCACGCCTGAGGAAGCGGACGCACTACGCTCGGCTCTCCGAGCAGTCAAGAGGCGGAGCGAGGCATGATCACAGCCGTGGCGCTGGCCGCATATGCGGTCCTGGTGGGCGTCGCGGTGCCTTCCCTGCTGACCCGGGCGACGTGGCCCCATCGCGCGCCGGTTCTCGCGGTCCTCGCGTGGCAGGGCCTCATGGTGACGTTCGTCGTCGCCACCGCTCTCTCGGTGTACCACCTGGCCCTCACCGAACAGCATGTGCACGACGGCCTCATCGGGCTGCTCAGCGCCTGCGGTCTGGCCGCCGACGCCCCGGCGGGCGAGTCCTCGCCGACTCTTGGTGACGTCCTGGTGCTCGCCGCTCCCGTCGTGATCGTGCTGCTGCCTCTCGGCTGGCTTGTGCGCAATTCCTGGCGAGCACGCCGAGCACGGCAGCGTCACCTCGACATGCTCACCCTCGTCGGCGAACCGGCGCCCGAATACGGCGCCACCGTCGTGGACCACGAAGTCCCGGCCGTCTACTGCCTGCCCGGCCGCTGTCGTCGCATCGTCATCACCCGGGGTGCCCTGGACGTCCTGTCCGAGGTGCAGTTGCGGGCCGTGCTGGAGCACGAGCGGGCGCATCTCCAGGGCCGGCATCACTTGCTCCATGTCCAGGTGGACGCGTTTTCGCGCGCCTTCCGCGGTCTGCCGCTCGCCCGGCACGCCAAGGAGCAGACCGGTCTGCTGGTGGAGATGATCGCGGATGACCGCGCCCTGCGGTTCCATCCCCGTGAGGCGCTGGCCACCGCGATGTGCGAGGTGGCGGCCGGCCAGACACCCCAGGCGGCCCTCGGCGCGGGTGGATCGGGCGCCCTCATCAGACTGCGCCGCGTGCTTACTCCGCAGCCGCGGCCGCACCGTGCGACGTGGCTGGGCGTAGTGGCGGCGACCATCGCGGCTCCGCTGCTGCCGCTGCTGGTGGCGTGCGGGCCCTGATCTCGCGTTCAGGGCCCGCCGCGTGATCCCCAGTTGCGCAATTAACCGGAGGCACCTCCCAGGAATTCCGACCCGTCTTCCTGTTCGCGCCCGGGGGCGCCACACGAGCCGGGGCTCCTGGTTGGCGAGGTGCCGTAGAAGCATACTGCTAACGTGATTAGTAGGCCAGTAGGAAGGGCCGGACGTCGAAGTGGCCGCGCCAATGCCCGTCGCCGTGTGACGCTCTCCCCTTTGGCCCGCATCTGTGAGGTACGGAACCACCTACTCGGCCCGGGCGTCGAAAGGGCATGACGAAGAGAGCTGGACGGATCACCTTCGCCCTCGCGCTGGCTGTCACGGTGCTCGCCGGCTGCACCAAGACCCACGAAGACACAAAGCCCGTCCGGGCGACTCCGTCCAGCGGGACCCCGTCCGTCCGCACGATTCCCTTCGATCTCTATACGCATTGCGGCATCGACGAGGCTCGCATCGGCTCGACGTACTTCGAAGCGGATCCCCCGCTCTCCGATAACTCGGGCAACCCGCCCGAAGGGTGGGACAACCCCATCCAGCACGGCACGATGACCTTGAAATCCAAGACCGAGACCGTCTTCACCGACAACGCGGGACATGAGGTGAAGTTCCGTGCGCGGCCAGGCGCGACCGCCTTCAAACGCCTCTGCAGTTAGTACTCCAGCAGTGTGCGGCGCAAGCGAGGCCAGCTCAGTTCGTGACCGGGAGGCCGCCGGCGGCACGCAGCACGACATCGGGCGCGGCGGTGCCGGTCCACCTGAAGTGCCGCGGAAGTCGGCGCAGTCTTCCCGGTGCCGCGAGCGCAAGGCTTGTCGAACTGGGCGCACCGCGGGACGAGGCAGCCGCCCAAGGAGATGCAGAGCGGGCGGTATGCGGCAGGCAGCGAACTCTATTGATGGGCTGATCATGCAGCGTGCAACCGCGCTGCGAAGCCTTGCCGGGGGATCTCCCGGACGCCGCACGGGAATCCGAGCCGCCGCGCTGGCTGCCGCGGGGGCCATGGCCCTGGCGGCCTGCAGCAGTGCGGCGGGCTCGGACGGCACGAGCGCGGGTGGTGACGACGGCAAGGGAACTTCCGGGCCGGCGAAGATAGCGATCACGCCCGCGTCCGACACCTCGGCCGTGCTGGTGGAGCAGGACGGTGACCGTGCGGGTCGGCAGCGGCAAGCTCACGTCCGTGAAGGTGATCGCCCCCGGGCCGGGCACGCTCGATGGATCGTTCTCCAAGAACAAGGGTTCCTGGACCTCCGGTGCCGAGCTGGCTCCCGGCGTGACGTACGCGGTGGAGGCCAGCGCGACGGGATCCGACGGCAAGAAGACCTTCGAGACCTGGAACGGCACGATGGTGGTGCTGAGCAAGGTCCCCACCATCCGGATGGACTCCTCGACCGTCCCCTGGAGGTCGTGGTCATCGAGAAGACCGGCCACATGCCGATGCTGGAGCGCCCGGATGCTTTCAATGCCGAGGTGAGCCGTTTTGTGGACACGCTCGGCGACCGAGGGAGCCAGACGTGGTGGAACGCCGGGGCCCGGGCGGGAGACCGGGCCCCGGCGTTCCGGGATGCTGCGTCTGAGTCCCTAAGTCCTACTTGAAGGACCGCAGCCGCAGGCTGTTCGTCACCACGAAGACCGATGAGAAGGCCATCGCGGCGCCGGCGATCATCGGGTTGAGCATGCCGAGAGCGGCGAGCGGCAGGGCTGCGACGTTGTAGCCGAAGGCCCAGAAGAGGTTGCCCTTGATGGTGGCCAGGGTCTTGCGGGAGAGGCGGATCGCGTCGGCGGCCACGCGCAGGTCGCCGCGTACGAGGGTCAGATCGCCCGCCTCGATCGCGGCGTCCGTTCCGGTGCCCATCGCCAGGCCCAGGTCGGCGATGGCGAGGGCGGCCGCGTCGTTGACGCCGTCGCCGACCATCGCGACCGTACGGCCCTCGCCCTGCAGCCGCTTGACCACATCCACCTTGTCCTGCGGCAGGACCTCGGCGATGACCTCGTCAATGCCGACGGCCCTGGCCACGGACTCGGCGACGAGCTGGTTGTCGCCGGTCAGCAGGACCGGCTTCAGGCCCAGCCTGCGTAGTTCGGCGACCGCCTCGGCGCTGGTCTCCTTGATGGCGTCGGCGACGGTGAGGACGCCACGTGCCTCGCCGTCCCAGGCGACGGCGACCGCCGTACGTCCCTCGCTCTCCGCCGCGGCCTTGGCCTCGGCCAGCTCCTGGGGCAGCTCGATGATCCACTCGGCAAGGAGCTTCTCGCGGCCCACGAGCACCGCGTGCCCGTCGACGACGCCCTGGACGCCGAGGCCGGCGACGTTCTCGAAGTTCTCCGGCACGGGCAGGCTTCCGGCCCGCTCGACGGCACCGGCCGCGATCGCCTGGGCGATCGGGTGCTCGGAGGCGTACTCCAGCGAGCCCGCAAGACGCAGCAGCTCTCCCTCGTCCACACCGGGCGCGGTGAAGACGTCCTGGAGCTGCATCCGGCCCGTGGTCACCGTGCCGGTCTTGTCCAGGACGACGGTGTCCACGCGACGGGTTGACTCAAGGACCTCGGGTCCCTTGATGAGGATGCCGAGCTGAGCGCCACGGCCGGTGCCGACCATGAGGGCGGTCGGCGTGGCGAGCCCCAGCGCGCAGGGGCAGGCGATGATCAGCACCGCGACGGCCGCGGTGAACGCGGCGGTCGCGTCGCCGGTGACGAACAGCCAGGTCAGCAGGGTGCCCAGCGCGATGAGGATGACAGCGGGGACGAAGACCCCCGAGATGCGGTCGGCCAGGCGCTGCACCTCGGCCTTGCCGTTCTGGGCATCCTCGACGAGCCGTGCCATCCGCGCGAGCTGTGTGTCGGCGCCGATGCGAGTAGCCTCGACGACCAGTCGGCCGCCGGCGTTCACGGTCGCCCCGGTGACAGCGTCGCCCACCGCCACGTCGACCGGAACGGACTCGCCCGTCAGCATGGAGGCGTCCACGGCGGAGCTGCCCTCGACGACGGTGCCGTCAGTGGCGATCTTCTCACCGGGGCGTACGACGAAACGGTCGCCGACGGCCAACTGCACGACGGGGATACGTACTTCGGTACCACCGCGCAGTACGGAGACGTCCTTGGCGCCCAGCTCCAGCAGCGCCCGCAGCGCCGCGCCCGACTTCCTCTTGGCGCGCGCCTCGAGATAGCGCCCGGCGAGGATGAACGTGGTCACCCCGGCGGCGGCCTCCAGATAGATGGAGGAGGAGCCGTCCGTGCGGGAGACGGTGAACTCGAAGGCGTGCCGCATGCCCGTCATGCCCGCGTGTCCGAAGAACAGCGCCCACAGCGACCAGCCGAAGGCGGCGAGCGTGCCGATCGACACCAGCGTGTCCATGGTCGCGGCACCGTGCCGGGCGTTCGTCCAGGCTGCCCTGTGGAACGGCAAGGCACCCCATACGACAACCGGAGCCGCCAGCGTCAGTGACAGCCATTGCCAGTTGTCGAACTGGAGGGCCGGAACCATCGCCATCAGGACGACGGGCACGGAGAGCACGAGCGATACGAGGAGCCGCTGGCGCAGGGAGAGCAGTTCGCCGTCCACTGCCGGAGCGTCCTCGGTTCCGCCCTTGGTCTCCAGGACGGGAGGCGGCGGCTCCTCGGCCGTGTAGCCCGTCTTCTCGACGGTGGAGATGAGGTCGGCGACCTCGACCCCGTCGGCGTACGAGACCTTCGCCTTCTCGGTGGCGAAGTTGACGGTCGCCGTGACGCCGTCCATGCGGTTGAGCTTCTTCTCGATGCGGGCGGCGCAGGAGGCGCAGGTCATGCCGCCGATGGAGAGCTCGACCGCGGCGGTGGGCGCAGGCGCGGTCTCGGTGGCCGTCTTCGCGGGAGCCGTGCTGGTCATGGGCGTATCTCCAGGGGGAGGCCGGGACGTACGGCGTCCGTATCAGCGGGGCGGTACGTCCCGGCGCGGGGAGGGAATGCGCGTGATGCCGGGGTGGGAAGCCCCGGAGAGGCCGTCAGGCCTGGCCGACGAGCTCGTAGCCGGCCTCGTCGACGGCGGCCCGGACGGCCTCCTCGTCGAGCGGCGCGGCGGAGGTGACGGTCACCTCACCGGTCTTGGCGACGGCCTGGACCGCGGTGACGCCGGTCAGAGCGGAGATCTCCTTCGAGACCGAGCTCTCGCAGTGGCCGCAGGTCATGCCGGAGACCTTGTAGACGGTGGTGACGCCGATGCCCTGGACGTCGGCGGTCGTGCCGGAGCCGCAGGAACCGCCGCCGCAGCAGGAGCCGGAGGTCTTCTGGTCGGTCATGGCTTCTTCCTCAGGGTGTCGATGCGCGTGGGTCTCAAGGGGAGGGGCGCGATTCCCGGCTCCTCCCACCGATAGGAACACTATACCCCCCCAGGGTATTACGCCATCCCTGTGGTGCCGCACCCATGGGCCTGGTCACCCCTGCCCATTGTCGCTAAGTCCCTTAATGGTGGGGCGCATGTACCCCACGAGGAGGCTTCATGAGTGCTCCCGCAGTCCCCGGACCCCGACCTGCCGAAGGGCTGGTCGTCCGCCCTCTGCGGGACGGACTCATCGCTGCCGCGGTGGTTCGGAAACGACCTTCCCCGCCGCGCCCGCTGCCTGACGCCCGTCAACGGTGCCGCTTCGGCCGACGCCCGCGCACGTGCGCGGCCGAAGCCTTTGAGGGCGCCCGCATGTCTTGGGGCCGGCCTGCGATCAGTGGGGTCCGGGCTGACCCGGCCGCCGTCAGGAGGCCATCATCAGCAGCATCGTGGACATGGTCCCGCCCATGCCGATGTGGGCCGCCAGAGCCGCGTCCGGTGCGGCGCCGAGTTTGCGACGGCGGCCGCGACAGGCCGTCCGCTCGGCCGCCCGGGTCTTGTCCCATACAGAGATCGTCAGCGAGGCCAGGAAGACGAGCACCGTGTCCGGCATGGCGAGCAGCCAGCGCCCCCAGCTGCGCCGTCGGCCACCCGCGCGGCCCGCGGTGAGGCCGCTCTTGCCGGTGCCCCGAACCCGTGCCCATACAGATGCGGCGATCGACAGAAGGAAGTACACGGCGATTGCCGCGATCGCGAGGCGCCACACGGAATTCCAACCCGCTGACGTCCCAGCGCCGGCAGCGGCGGTGGTCATGCCCGGCATGTTCATCCCGGGCATCGACTCCATCCCCTCCACGGAGCCCATACCCGCCATGTCCCCCGTGCTCGCCATGCTCTCCATCCCCGGCATGTTCGCCATGGAGGAGCCGAGGGCGAGTGCAGGACCGGACGACGTACTCGTCATCGCCAGTGTCATGATCACCATGCCGACGCCGGCGACGATGAGGTGCACCCAGTGGCGGCCGTGCTTCCAGCCATGAGTACGCGTGTGCTTGACCGCCAGCGCCACGCCGCCGAGCGTGAGCAGGGCGAACCCCACCGCCCACCACATGCCGTAGCCCGCGTACCAGACGGCCGTCGCGGGCAGGGCCATGACGGCCATACACAGGCCCATCAGCAGATCGCCGCCCGCCGCGAACCGCGTCTCACCGCTGGTGGTCACTACCCGGACCGCGCTGACAGCCGCCACCAGAGCGGCGACCGCCGCCACGGACCAGCTGAGAGCAAGGCTTCCCATCTTCACCTTCCCGTACGTCCGGGCGCGGCGGGCCGCTGCGGTCGGAAGGACGCGGGCTCGCCGCGCAGGGCGCCTCGCGGCGCCATGCGGGCTGTTTACTGCTATTGCCCTTAGTACGTTTCGGTTTCGGAGAGTGTTCAGGGGCTGGTGGGACTTTGCGTCTCCGTCTACCTGGCAGTCGGCTCCGCCCGGTCAGCTCTGCGGCTGGGACTGTGCGGCGCGGCGGGTGCGGCCGGACCGGGCGACGGCGGCGAGGATCGCGACGGCCATTCCGTACAGCACCACGGTGGCGGTGGTCCGGCCCGCTCCGTACGTCTGCGTCGGCGGCAGGTACACGGGACGCGTCTCGGTGACGTTCCGTCCCGAGCCCTGCTGGACGGCGACCCAGCTTTCCGCGGTCCGGTTCCGGGAGTCCTTGAAGGTCGCGTACAGGAACCAGCGGCCCTCGGCGTGCAGTTGGATCCTGCCGCGCTCGGCGCCGTCGGAGACAGGCATGAGCTGCCCGGTGACCTTTTCCCCGGCGCGGCGGGCTATCAGCCCCGTGGGCCTGAGCGCCGGGTCGTCTGTCGTGAGCGTGACTTCGACTACGTGTTCCTGGACGAACGCCTTCCACTGCGCCTGGCCCGCGTCGGTGCCCTGTCCCGGGTCGTGGGCGAAGGCGCGCGTTGCGGTGAGCAGGGGGACGGCGAGCAGGACGGCCGAGGCGACCGTCGCGGCCTGCACTCCCCGGTGCCAGGCGCGCGAAACCCCCTCGGACACCAGAACCACCAGGGCGGAGCCTGCGACAGCCAGCAGCAGCGAGGGTGCGATCTGGTCGGCGGAGACCTCCGTGCCGTGCGGCATCACCGGCAGCAGCGGCAGGTAGGCCGCGTGGACGGCGGCCGGGACGACTAGCGCCAGCCACCAGGGGGAGGGGCGCCACGAGTGGACCAGATCGGCAGCGATCGCGACGAGGAACACCGGCGGGATGATCGGCGTGGAGTGGCCGAGCGCCGCCAGGACGGCGACCGTGAGGAGCCGAGCGACGGTGACCAGCAGCGCGGCGCGGCCGGCAGCTCCCGGCTGCGGGTCGAGCCGGCGTACCAGCAGGACGGCCAGGGTCACCCCGACGCTGACCACCGGCAGGTACCAGAGGGCCGAGAACTGCGGGACGTCGGAGTCGTACTCCATGACCGGCACCAGGGCGGCGCCCAGGACCAGGGCTTCGGCCGCCGTGACCGCCAGGCCGCTGCCACCTTGCCGTACAACGGCCCGCAGCAGTGCCACGGTCAGGGCGATGGTGGCGACGATGGCCAGAAGATGCGGCGGGCTCCACAGAACGGCGTCCTGGCCGAACGCAGTGTGCCAGACCGCGTCCGCCGGCGCGGCGATGCCCACGGCGACCCCGGAGACGACGGCCCACCGCAGAACCGGCTCCCGCACGATTCCGGCGACGCCTTCCCGGCGGACCTGAGGCCATGCCCACAGGGCGAGCGCGCCGAGAGTGACCAGGATCGATCCGTAGAGCAGCACGTGCGGTGCGCTCCAGAAGGTGTCCCGGCCCACGTCGGTGTGCAGCGAGTCGTCCCAGTAGGTGCTGAACAGCGCGAGCGCGCCGCTCGTCACCGCTGTCAGTAGCCAGCCCATGCCTCTGCCCCTCTTCGCCGAGAAGTGCCGTAACCTCTCGAGGCATATACCCCTAGGGGGTATATGCCTATCTGATGGCACAGAGATTCACCTCAGCCGAAGTCGTTGGTCTCGTCGTTCGTCTGGGGGCGAGTGGCCTGCCACTGCTCGGTCCACAAGGGCCGCGTCTGCTCGGCTATCCAGTGCAGGGTGGCGACGGCGCCCTCGTCGAGGCTTGCCCCGCTGTAACCGACGTAGGCCACGAGACCTGGTTCCGGCTCCCAGGCCAGCACGCCGTTGGCGCCGAGTGCGGACGTGACCACCGCAGGCCTGCCGTGCACGGTCCCGGACGCCTGAGCGTCCGCGGCGTACAGCCGATCCTCGATCCCGCCACAACGGGCCACGCCTGTGTATGTCAGGCCGAGGGAGAGTTCGTCGGCCTCTCCGACCTCGTCCGAGCCGTAGCGCGCTTCGCGTAGGTAGCGGGGACGTGAGGTGCCCGTGCTCGTCACGGAGAGTCCGGACGGCGGATCGACGTGGGGCCGACCCGAGACGACCGTGGTCGCGGCGGCGATCCCCACCAGCTCGGTCCGCGGCAGATCCCCTCGGACGCGTGCGTAGGCGTCCCCGATCGGCCATGCGATCTCGCCGTCACCCACTCTGCCTGTGACACCGCCGACCTGGACCGGTCGCCCCAACTGCGGCGCGGGGGCAGGGAACGTCACCACCGCGCCGTTCCGCCCCAGCGAGCCGTCGCCCCGCCGGACGGTCACCGTCCACGGGCCGGTGTCCGCCGTGCGGTCACGCCGGTTCAACGTGAAGACCTCGGGCGAGCGTGCTCCCGCGATCACCAGGCCGGGCGTCTGTCCCGAGCGAGGTGCCTCAGCGCACGGTTAGAGTGCCCTTCATGTTCGAATGGAAGGTGCAAACGAAGGGGTAACTGCCGGCCTTGGACGGGGCGGTGAAGGTTCCGGACTTGCCGCCGGAGATGCTCCCGGTGTCGAACGCCTTGCCCTCCGTGGCGGTCACCGTGTGCGCGGCGGAGTCCTCGTTCACCACCGTGATCTTCTCGCCTGCCTTCACCGTCAGCGTGGACGGGCTGAAGGCGAAGTTCTTCATCGTGATGCGTACCGCGCCAGTGCTCGCCGACGGTGATGCGGGGCTGGAGGACGCGGGGCTGGATGTGGCCGAAGGGGAGTTGTCTTTCCCGCTGGAGCAGGCCGGGACCAGCAGAAGAGTCGCGGCCGCCGCGAGCAGCAGGGATGCGGTGCGTCGGCGGTGGGATGAAGGCGACATCGGAGCGGCCCTTCGGAGGTCGGAGTACGGAGGGGCGTAAGGCGGCCCGGCGGGCGACCTCGCCGGTGTTGAGGATGGCGGCTCCCATGGAGTGGGTGTGGGAGCCGTGCCGGGCATGCAGTCCTTTGAGGGACAGGGAGTTGACAGCGACCCATACCTCGACAATGACGGCTATGAGGGTTAGCAGCAATACCATGGTGGATGTCGTGGCGGCTTTGCGTCACGCGGAAGTCAGCGCGAGGTCCGGGCGGGGAGGTGGCGAGGGACTTCGGGTAGCTGTAGGACGTGATGCTTCGCTTCCGACTGCTGCTAAGACGCTTACGGCCACAGCCGCAGCCGAGTTCACGACCGGTCCCGCCGCGATCAACGAGCGCGCCGGCCTCCAAGACGGCCGATGCGGGCCGCTGCTGAGGACGTCGGTCATGCGCTGAGTACACCGCTGACCGCCGTCCGGTTCCCATCGCAAGGGGATGCGGTGTCAGCGCGCGAGCCTCCCGTCCCGGGCGTCTTCCCGTTCCGCCCCGCGGACACGGCCGGAGCGATCCAGCGGGTAGTAGAACAGCGACGCCACGGTGTTGATCGCGGCCACGACCGCCCGCCAGGCGTAGCCGCCACACTGAACGCCTCCAGCTTTCCCAGGAAGACTGCGGTCGGCGGGGTCCCCACCAGGCCGAGCAGACACACGACCAGGGCGTCGGCGAGGGCCGGTCGCTGACGCGCCAGCCCCCGGTAATCGTCGATGTTGTGGAGCCCGGGGAGAGCGCAGACCACGGCGAAGGCGCCGAGATTCGTCAGCGCGTACCCGGCCAGATAGAACAGCGGCGCCTGCTGGGCGAGATCCGCGCGCCTGGCCACGGCCACCGGCATCAGCAGGTATCCGACCTGGCTGATCGTCGAGTATGCGAGGAGGCGCTTCACGTCCTGCTGGAAGAAGGCCGCGAGGTTGCTCAGGGTCATGGACGCGGCGGAGAGCACGGCCACCAGAGCCGCCCACGGCAACGTCCGTACCGGACAGCGCCTCGGTCCCAAGACGGTACAGGGCGGCGAAGGCACCGATCTTGGGGAGGGTGGTGAGGAACGCCGCGACCGGGGGAGCACTGCCCTGGACCGCGTCCGGCACCCAGAAGTGGCCCGGCACGCCGCCGGCCTTGAAGGATGCTCCGCCCACGATGAGCGCGGCGATGCGGCCCTGCTGGTCGATCACCTGGTCGATCACCGCGGTCTCGGGACGGTGAGGGTGGGGGCCTCCGCAGCGGCTTGGCCCGCCAACCTTACGGCTAAGAGCCTTAACGTTGAGCCCTGGTCCCTTGAGTCTGAGGTTGCGCAAGTTCACCCATACGAGGATGAGTACTGGCATATAGTGATGTTCCGCTTACGATCAGTAGCATGCCGCAGGAATCGGCCGACTGCGCGGGGGCGCGCAAACCGGCCCTCGCTCTCCTCGTGGGCCTGGTGCTGATGCTCATGGCCCACGCTGTCGCGTGCGCCGTGCACCCGGCCGAGAGCCACGTTCATGCTGCGGCGGCCGTGTCCTTGGAGCAGGCGGAATCCGGTTCGGACGTCCCGCTGCTCGTTTCGGACGCATTGACCTGTTCGGCGTCCCACGGAGCGGACGAGCACCCGGGGCATGGCGTCGCGTGCTGTGACCCCGCCGACTGGCCCGCCGACCTGCGGGTGCCGGCCGGGGCGCTGCTCCTGGCCCTCCTGCTGCTCGGTCTGCTGCCGTTGCGCCACCGCACGGAGGATCCCGCGACGTCCGGCGCGCCGCCGGGACGAGGCGATACCGCCGGAGCGCCCTGCCTCACCGGACTCCACCTGCTGCGCCTCGTCTGCGTCAGCCGTACCTGACGGTGCCCCGCCTGGCACGCATTGCCGGGCGTCCCGACACCCCCCACCCGTACGGCACAGACACGCGGCCTCATCGTGGGCCGCGAGAGGACTCCACATGAGCACGGCCCTGCGCAGCATCCCCTCGCGCGACATCACCTCATTCCTCGCAGCACACGAACTCCCCGACCCTGCGGGCGCACCGCGCCGGTCACCCGCCGGCATGGTCGGCAACACCCCCGTTCTATGGATCGGCGAACCCTTCAACCTCTCCGGACGCGGCTTCTGGGCCAAGCTCGAAGGCGCCAACCCCGGCGGCATCAAGGACCGCCCCGCACTCCACATGGTCGCCGCCGCCCGAAAGCGGGGCGACCTCGCACCGGGTGCTCCGGTCATCGAGTCCACCAGCGGCACCCTCGGCCTGGGCCTCGCGCTGGCCGGGATCACCTACGGCCACCCGGTCACCCTGGTCACCGACCCCGGGATGGAGCCGCTGATGGTGCACCAGCTCCGTGCTCTCGGCGCGCACGTGGACGTCGTATCAGAGCCTCACCCGGTCGGAGGCTGGCAGGAGGCGCGCAGGCAGCGCGTGCGCGAACTGCTCGCCCGTACACCCTCGGCGTGGTGCCCCGACCAGTACAACAACCCCGACAACGTCGCCGCGTACGCGCCGCTCGCCCTCGAACTCATCGTCCAGCTCGGCCGGATCGACGTCCTGGTGGCGGCGGTCGGCACCGGCGGGCACTCGGCCGGCATCGCCCGCACCCTGCGCACCTTCAACCCGGAGTTGAAGCTCGTCGGCGTCGACTCGGTGAACTCCACCGTCTTCGGCCAGCCCGCGGGCCCGCGCCTGATGCGAGGCCTCGGCAGCAGCATCCACCCGGGCAACGTCGACCACGCGGCCTTCGACGAGGTCCATTGGGTGGCTCCCGGAGAAGCGGTGTGGACCTGCCGCCAGCTGGCCCGCGGTCACTACGCCAGCGGCGGTTGGAGCGTGGGCGCGGTCGCGCTCGTGGCGAACTGGCTGGCTCGAACGGAATCCGAACGCACCCGCATCGCAGTGATCTTCCCCGACGGCGTCCACCGCTACTGGAACACCGTCTACAGCGACGGCTACTGCCGTACCCACGGGCTTCTGCGCCGCTTCCCCGCGGACCAGCCGGACGAGATCGCGCACCCTGGCGAGTACGCGGTCGAACGCTGGACCCGCTGCACCAACATCACCGCGCCCGTCGTGGCGGAGGGGACGGCGCGATGAACTCCCTTGCCGCGCAGTTCCGTTCGTTCAACGGATGCATCCGGCTGCTGATGGTCCAGCAGTTCACCATCAACACCGCCTTCTACATGCTCATGCCCTACCTGGCCGTGCATCTGGCCAACGGGCTGGGCATGGCCGCCTGGGCGGTCGGCCTGGTGCTGGGGGTACGCAACTTCACCCAGCAGGGCATGTTCCTCGTCGGCGGCACGCTCGCCGACCGGCTCGGCTACAAGCCCTTGATCATGGCCGGGTGCGTGCTGCGTACCATCGGCTTCGGTCTGCTCGGTTTCGTCGATTCGCTGCCCGCGCTCGTCGTGGCGTCGGCGGCCACCGGCTTCGCGGGGGCTCTGTTCAATCCGGCGGTACGGGCCTATCTCGCGCAGGAAGCGGGGGCGCGGCGAGTGGAGGCCTTCGCGACCTTCAACGTCTTCTATCAGGCAGGGATGTTCGTCGGGCCGCTGGTCGGACTCGCCCTGCTGACAGCCGACTTCGGGCTGGTCTGCTCCGTGGCTGCGGTCCTGTTCCTGGCCCTGACGGTCATCCAGTTCCGCATGCTGCCCGATCGTGAGGGCACTCCGTCGGCCGAACCCGGTGGCGTGCTGGCCGACTGGCGCACCGTCGTTCACAACCGGCCGTTCCTGCTCTTCTCCGCCGCCATGATCGGCTCGTACGTCCTGTCGTTCCAGGTCTACCTCGCGCTTCCCTTGCAGGCGCATCGGGTGGCCCGGGACAGCGGCGACGCGGTGACCACCGCCCTGTTCG from Streptomyces mirabilis encodes the following:
- a CDS encoding MDR family MFS transporter, translating into MNSLAAQFRSFNGCIRLLMVQQFTINTAFYMLMPYLAVHLANGLGMAAWAVGLVLGVRNFTQQGMFLVGGTLADRLGYKPLIMAGCVLRTIGFGLLGFVDSLPALVVASAATGFAGALFNPAVRAYLAQEAGARRVEAFATFNVFYQAGMFVGPLVGLALLTADFGLVCSVAAVLFLALTVIQFRMLPDREGTPSAEPGGVLADWRTVVHNRPFLLFSAAMIGSYVLSFQVYLALPLQAHRVARDSGDAVTTALFALSAAVAVVGQLKITAWARARWTSQRAIVYGIAVMGVAFVPLLVGPGTVAGGSSVMGWGMALAPLFAAVALLGLGTAVVYPFEMDTVVSLAGGRLVATHYGLYNTVSGLGITLGNLATGAVWDAAERMGHPELTWWALAATGALCAGCVGLLARSGRLTARSEPELAVVTS